ATTTTGGTTTTCATTGTCCTTATTTTGATATCTGTTACAGTATTTATAAAGTGCGAGCTGGTCCTCTTCAGTGCTAAGCTGTATGGTTGGccattatttattgtttaccaTGGCGGCAGCTTCATACACCATACAGAGGTAACTAttctttctttgtctataggGTTTGAATTTCAGTTGTTTgtcaacattataaaaatgataatccAGACCTTCATTATTATACCCAAACAggacaaaatttcaatttcagaaCTGAATGTTAGTGATTTTAAATTCTGCCTATTTTGCAGACAATATGAATTCAAGAAAATTAATTGCCAAGAACAGGTCCAATAACAGatacagtaaataaaaaatgaaacctTACCACTTTCCATTTATCTGTTTCATTAGATCTTTGTTTGTGTTATCCATAGGTAACAAGTTTCCCCGCCGACTCCCCCAGAACCTTGCCTGTTCTGATGTCTGTTTAATTTGATCTTTTGTTGTCTTGTCCTAGGTTCAAGTTTCCCCCGACTCCCCAGAATGTTTAATTGATCTTGTCCATGTTACAAGTTTCCCGCCGACTCCCCCAGAACCTTGCCTGTTTCTGATGTCTGTTTAATTTGATCTTTTGTTGTCTTGTCCATAGGTTACAAGTTTCCCGCCGACTCCCCCAGAACCTTGCCTGTTTCTGATGGTCGTTTAATTTGATCTTTTGTTGTCTTTTTCCATAGGTAGCAAGTTTCCGGCGGACTCCCCCAGAACCTTGCCTATTTCTGatgtctttttaatttgatcttCATCGTCAGGTAACAAGTTTCCCGCCGACTCACCCAGAACCTTGCCTGTTTCTGATGTCTGTTTAATTTGATCTTTTGGTCTTTTCCATAGGTTACAAGTTTTCCCCAGAACCTTGCCTGTTTCTGATGTCGGTTTAATTTGATCTTTGTTGTCTTTTTCCATAGGTAGCAAGTTTCCGGCGGACTCCCCCAGAACCTTGCCTATTTCTGatgtctttttaatttgatcttCATCGTCAGGTTACAAGTTTCCTGCTGACTCCCCCAGAATCTCGCCAGTTTCTAATGTCTGTTTAATTTGATCTTTGTCCACAGGTTACAAGTTTCCGCCGACTCCCCCAGAACCTTGCCTGTGCCTGTATGTCATTACACATCACCAAAGGCCTGGCTGTCTTTCTGACAGTATTTGTACACTACCAACAGATAACGGTTCTCAACTTTGTCACACTGTTTTTCTTCGTATTCATGGTGACGCGGGTTTTTGTAAATGAGTTACGACCAGACGCATCAATTAAAGAGGTAAGTCTTTTTATAGTTAGTTAGTAAAGAGAActtccattttctttttgtCTTACTTGTTTTTGGTATTTATTAATagcattttgaaaaatatgttatttcaccagtatcatatttattttccaaaaaacaataaatagcAGCTTAATTTTCATGATTTGGACCTAAAACTAAAAACTAGCTTGTCACAATTACACAATTTGACTTGCAAcgtataaataaaatgtaattcattatatttcatgtacatgtatcaaaattttTTGCGACCAAGGTGATAGTTCGCAAAACTACGAAAAATATCCCAGTGAAAATAATCAGCTACATGGTAATCAATAGTAAGAGAATGGAATGCAGTTGGGTTAATACTGTATGATTCTCTTAACCTAATGAATTGCTGGTGTTGCTATGGTTTCCTTTGGTTTTTCAGATCCTGACCAACTTGGGACTGTTGTCTCTGTCGGTGTTGGCTAATATCCAACCCCTGCTACTAATCCTGGCTTCCTACATATTTGAGGAGAATGCAAGTGGTGCAGATGctacaggtacatatatacctCATATCATAGATTATTTCAGCAATAAGCTCTCAGagagtaaaatgacaaaaaaaagaGAAGGAAATTCATTGACTATTTTTCTACCATACATTACTTTTATTTCTCCCTTTGCTCTGTGTTTTTTCATACAGGTATTGGTTTTATCATCTGTGGTATTTTGGTGATCGCCGTCTGCTCTCTCCATCTGTCCGGTAATCCCCAGGTCAGACACGTGGGCACTGTGGCTATCATCATTGGTCTATTTATACTTATGCTACAACCTGGAGCTGAGCTTACAGGGTATGTGTCATGGAATTTATTCGTTCGTAAATTAATGTTTGTCTTTTCTATAAAATGAGAAGGCATGTAATGCTACCAAGATCTGTTCCATACTGTCCCATTCTGAATACATGTGGAAATTGAGCATTTCTAGTGAATAAGCTAGCTTACTTCTGTTGTTGACAGGTACTGTGTGTTCCAGTGGATGGAGATGGTCAGTATCCTGCTGACCGCTGTTGTCCTAGCAACAGACTTCATACGTAACTTTTACCAGATAGCTGTATGTTCTGTTGTACTAGGAATATGTCCTGGAGTGAGAGCTGTGTTTATGGTATGTCAAACTCATACAAGAATTTAATTCTGACAAAAGATTGCATGATTTAGAACTGTAGTAGTAGAAATTTCTACAGTTCAACTTTTAtaagaattaaattaaatgtaatcTGCATAAGAGGTTTTCATTAAAATGGCTTACTGATCATGAGAGTCCAAAAGACCAATGTTGTCCAAAGTTTGGTATGTTATGCTTTCAATCATATTTAGTATGAACTCTTGATAAAGAAAAGAcattcaatgatattttacacggATATCTTCAAAGATTGAAATACTAGTTGCAATGTTTGCTTATTAATTAAGTTAAACTAAAACTAAAGGGGTAAGGAGTGAAGAGATTGAGAAAAGATATCCTATTAAAAGGAACGGAATCAGTAGCTAGACATTATTTCAATGTAGAATTTAATCTCTGCATTTCCGTCTGTCCTCAGCTTTACCAAGAGGATGAGGACATACCACTAATGGGAGCCACCATGTTTGTCGTGACCTCATTGTTCATCACATGTGCTATCTTATGTTTCTTCAAGGCCAGCAATCTTGGATATTCATTTGAACCACATATGATTAAACTGTGAGTATACAGtttaataaatcataataacCAGGTATCTAAACTgaattaatcaatcaatatgCAATCAATTCTGTGTGTCCTTTTCATCAGTATTGCAAAAACTACGATTTCACAGTGTTTAAGTGTGTTGTCCCATTACAGGTGTGTGGTACTTGTGGTGCTGTCCCAAGTCTCCCTAAGTTAAGTGTGTGTGTCCCATTACAGGTGTGTGGTACTTGTGGTGCTGTCCCAAGTCTCCCTGATATCAGATCTCAtcacaaaagataaaaaaacacCAATCCTTATGGTCCCTGCCTGGAAACTTTTTCTGGCGGCGAATCTTACAGTCAGTGTGTGTCTCAAGATCTTGTCTCTACAGAAGGTAAGAAACTCTCAAGATCTTGTGTCTATATAAGGTAAGCAACTCTCAAGATCCTGTTATTACAGAAGATATGAAACTCTCAAGATCCTGTCTCTACAGAGGGTAAGAAACACTCAAGATCTTGTGTCTGCAGAGGGTAAGAAACACTCAAGATTTTGTGTCTGCAGAAGGTCTTAGGATCTTGTGTCTGCAGAAGGTAAAAACTCTCAAGATCTTGTGTCTATAGAAGGTAAGCAACTCTCAAGATCCTGTCTCTAGAGAAGATAAGAAACTCTCAAGATCCTTTGTCTACAGTAGATAAGATCTTGTGTCTATAGAAGGTAAGAAGTTCCCAATATAtgttgtca
The nucleotide sequence above comes from Argopecten irradians isolate NY chromosome 1, Ai_NY, whole genome shotgun sequence. Encoded proteins:
- the LOC138323982 gene encoding uncharacterized protein; its protein translation is MSLHITKGLAVFLTVFVHYQQITVLNFVTLFFFVFMVTRVFVNELRPDASIKEILTNLGLLSLSVLANIQPLLLILASYIFEENASGADATGIGFIICGILVIAVCSLHLSGNPQVRHVGTVAIIIGLFILMLQPGAELTGYCVFQWMEMVSILLTAVVLATDFIRNFYQIAVCSVVLGICPGVRAVFMLYQEDEDIPLMGATMFVVTSLFITCAILCFFKASNLGYSFEPHMIKLCVVLVVLSQVSLISDLITKDKKTPILMVPAWKLFLAANLTVSVCLKILSLQKYKEIIPLTTGTDDKKHASLLPMAGNAATVMSFFLICLLTPASGFLHDVWCAGASLVLICLQKDTYVLTNLKEENQTVPTKITAIIILLVATIGRTRIWDAHGITILRCIVEIFLVLGHLPVFYILWGVLWKKELILSEQFVVFLLPLNLPLILYGTSYTSWAMSVTGIITSLWMMAHVLPLKPYLPPNRMRHR